CAGTCGAACTGATAGTTCAAGAGACGGAACCTTCCTTAAACCGGGGGTCCTACTTGATTCCCCGCTCGTCCGCGGTGATCTTGAACGTCCCGCGCTTCATCGGGCTGTCGGTGTTCGGACCGAAATACTTCTCGAACAGCTTCGCCACGTCGCCGTTCTTCTCCATCTCGAGGATCGTGTCGTTGACGAACTTCACCCAGTTGGCGTCCCCCTTGCGCATCCCGAGGCCGTACGGCTCCTCGGAGATCTGTACGTCGGGGATCTCGAACTTTCCCTTCGTGGCGGGGTTCTTCTCGAGCTTGCCGAGCTGGCCGGCCAGGATCGACTCGTCCGTGGTGACCGCGATGACCTTCCCCTGGATGAGCGCCAGGACCG
This region of Thermodesulfobacteriota bacterium genomic DNA includes:
- a CDS encoding transporter substrate-binding domain-containing protein encodes the protein TSANRMPMLMENRVDILAATMTKNPDRAKQIDFSYTYFLTGQKFLTKIGTVKSLKDLEGKPIGTAKGSTSEQNVAKAVPSAKVLSFDDYPQAVLALIQGKVIAVTTDESILAGQLGKLEKNPATKGKFEIPDVQISEEPYGLGMRKGDANWVKFVNDTILEMEKNGDVAKLFEKYFGPNTDSPMKRGTFKITADERGIK